The genomic region CGAGGCGCATAACCACCCTGCGCGGCCACCTGCAGCGTGCCGCTGATTTGCTCAGGCAAGATAAAGGTCTCGTTTTGCAGGTGCTCGCAACTGATCGCCTTTAATCCCAGCAGCCAGGAATCCTGGGGCAACGCCAGCACAAACCCTTCGCTGTTCAAACGCACCGCCTCCACGCCCTCGGGCAATGTCATCGGAGAGCGGATATAGCCAATATCGAAGCGCCCATCCGCGACCAGCCCCGGCAACATCGCCATCGGGCTTTCGCGCACGCTCATGCTCACGTCAGGGAAGTCCCCACAGAACGACTGCACCTGACGCTGCAACAGGCCTGAATAGACCGCCGACGCAACGTACCCCAACTCTATGTGACCAATCTCACCGCGCCCGGCGCGCTGGGCATTGCGCTGGGCGAATTCGAACTGACGCACCGTGACCTCAGCCTCGATCAACAGCGCCGCTCCCGCTTCGGTGAGGCTGACTTCGCGCTGCTGGCGGATAAACAAGCGCGTACCGAGGGTGTTTTCCATGTCCTGGATCTGCCGGCTCAGGGTCGGTGGGGCGATGCCTAGCTGCTCGGCGGCCCGAGTGAAATTGCGTTGCCGGGCAACCGCCAGGAAGTAGCGGAAATGACGTATTTCCATCGCAGTATTAGCTCAAAGGTAATGAAGTTCACTGTCACGCCTAATAAAGCCAAGACTCGGCGGGACTAAGCTGGGCGCACGCTCACAGTAGAGAGGCACTCCCATGTTAGTCAAATCTCTGATACTGACACTCGCAGGTCTGGCCGCCCTGCCCTCGGCCATGGCCGCCGAACCACCTGCCACCATTGCTCACAAGGCAATACTGACCCTGGCCACTGCCCAGCAGATCGCCGCGCAGGCCCGTAAAGTCGCCGCTGAAAAAGGCTGGCCCTGCGCGCTGGCGATTGTCGACGATGGCGGCTGGCCGATCCTCACCACCCGCATGGACGGCGCTCCGGTGGTCGCCGGGATTGAGTTGGCCCAAGGCAAGGCTCGCACGTCGGCGCTGTTCAAACGGCCGTCCGCCGATCTGGAAAACGCCATCAACGGCGGGCGCCAGGCAGCCGTCACCGCCGGCCTGCTGATGATGAAAGGCGCCCAGCCCATCATCCTCGAAGGCCAGGTAGTGGGCGCCATCGGCATCAGCGCAGACACCCCGGCCCACGATGATGAGATCGCCCTGGCGGCGGTGGCTTCGGTGCAGCCATGAGCAAGGTCAGCCCACGCCTCACGCTGCTGACCGCCTCCGGGGTCTGCTCACTGATCGTGCTCGACACCAATATCGTCGCCGTGACCCTGCCGAGCATCGCCCGGGATCTCGGGGCGAATTTTGCCGATATCGAATGGGTGGTCAGCGCCTACATGCTGGCCTTCGCCGCCCTGTTATTGCCGGCCGGGAGTATTGCCGACCGCTTTGGGCGCAAGAAGACCCTGATCTGGGGCCTGAGTATTTTCATCCTCGCGTCCATTGGCTGCGGCGCGGCGCCGAATGCGTTGTTCCTGGATATCGCCCGCGCCGTCAAAGGTGTCGGTGCGGCGCTGCTGCTGACCTCGGCCCTGGCTTCCATCGGCCATACGTTTCACGACGAAGTGGAGCGCGCCAAGGCCTGGGCCTTCTGGGGCGCGTGCATGGGTGTGGCGATGACCGCTGCGCCGACCCTCGGCGGCTTGATCACCCAGTACCTGGGCTGGCGTTGGATTTTCTATCTCAATTTGCCGGTTGGCCTGGTGTTGATGGGCTTGGTGTTGCGCGCGATTCCGGAGTCTCGGGACGCCCAGTCCGCCAGGCTCGATCCCTGGGGTAGCCTGACCTTCAGCGCCAGCCTGCTGTGTTTGATCTGGGGCCTGATCGAAGCCAACCGCATCGGCTGGGACAACCCGCTGACCTACGCGCGGCTGCTGGGCGGTGCGGCGTTGCTGGGTGTGTTTGTACTCGCCGAACGCTTGCAACAGCGACCCATGGTGGACCTGCAGTTGTTCAAGCACCCGCGCTTTATCGGTGCGCTGCTGGGGATGTTCGCCTACGCCGGCTGCGCCCAGGTGATGATGACGTTGCTGCCGTTCTACCTGCAAAACGGCCTGGGATTCTCCGCGATCGCCTCGGGGCTGGGCATGTTGCCGTTTGCCTTGACCATGTTGATCTGCCCGCGAATTGGCGCCCGCCTGGCCAGCCGTTTTGCCCCGGCAACGATGATGGCGACGGGGCTGGCGTTGGTGGGGTGCGGCAACCTGCTGAGTGCCTGGGCGGTGAATGTCGGCGGTTATCTGCCGTTCGCCCTGGCCATAGCGGTCACGGGGGCCGGCGCCGGGTTGCTCAATGGGGACACCCAGAAAAACATCATGGCCTGCGTGCCACGGGATCGCGCGGGAATGGCATCGGGTATGAGCACTACCATGCGCTTCAGCGCGATCATGTTGGCGATTGGGGTGTATGGGGCGTTGTTGAGCAGCCATAGCGAACAGTTGCTGCACACGAGCATCGGCTCCCAGTGGCAGGAACAAGTGGCAGGGATTGCTTCACGGGTAGTGGCAGGCGATATGCCGGCGGCCGTGGCGTTGCTGCCTGAAACGGCACGAGGGATGGTGCAGCCACTGGCGCGGCAGGCGTTTGTCGGCGGGTTCAGCGTGGTGTTGTGGGTGGCGGGGTTGTTGGGTTTGCTGGGGGCGCTGGTGGTGGGGTTGTTGATGCGGCACCCCATACCGGCGGTGCCGCAGGTCTCTTTACTGACTCGATAATGCGACCACCACGACCCAATGTGGGAGCGGGCTTGCTCGCGAATGCGGTGGATCAATCAATACATCTGTGACTGATCCACCGCCTTCGCGAGCAAGTCGAATCGTCGCACCGCCGCTCCCACATTTCGATCTTCGACCGTCAGTGAAGGGTTACCAGAAACGCTGCTGGGTCAGGCGGCTCCACCAGGTAAGCAGCACCCGGTCTACCGAACCGCTGGCCGCCAGGCCCACCCGCTCTTGCAGGCTTTTACGCTCGGCATAATGCAGGTGGAACACCTCGGCAGTCTTGGCCTTGGTCGCCAGGTATTCGTCGCTGGTTTGCAACTGGTCTACCAGTTGCTTGTCCAGCGCCGCGACACCCAGCCAGACTTCACCGGTGGCCACGTCATCAATGGCCAACTGCGGGCGGTAGCGCGACACGAAGTTCTTGAACAGTTGATGGGTGATGTCCAGGTCTTCCTGGAACTTCTCGCGGCCCTTCTCGGTGTTTTCGCCAAACACCGTCAGGGTGCGTTTGTATTCACCGGCGGTCAGCACTTCGAAGTCGATATCGTGCTTCTTCAGCAAGCGGTTGACGTTAGGCAACTGCGCCACCACGCCAATCGAACCGAGGATGGCAAACGGTGCGCTGATGATCTTCTCGCCGATGCACGCCATCATGTAGCCGCCGCTGGCCGCGACCTTGTCGATGCACACGGTCAACGGCACGCCCGCCTCGCGGATACGCGCCAGTTGCGACGAAGCGAGGCCGTAGCTGTGAACCATGCCGCCGCCGCTTTCGAGGCGCAGTACCACTTCGTCCTTGGGCGTGGCCAGGCTCAGCAGTGCGGTGATTTCATGGCGCAGGTTTTCAGTGGCCGAGGCCTTGATGTCGCCGTCGAAATCCAGCACGAACACCCGAGGCTTGGCTTCGGGTTTCTTCTTGCCTTTTTTCTTTTCGGTTTTGCTTTCGGACTTGCGCAGGGCCTTGAGCTGATCCTTGTCGAGCAGGGTCTGCTCCAGGCGCTCACGCAGGCCTTTGTAGAAATCATTGAGCTTGCTGACCTGCAACTGGCCGGCGGCTTTACGGCGGCCCTTGCTGCGCAGCGCGGCAAAACTGATCAGCACCACCAGGATGGCGACGACCAGGGTGACGGTTTTAGCCAGGAAAGTAGCGTACTCGGCCAGAAAATCCATGTGACTCCTTACAAGTGCAGTGCGCCAGGCGCGGATTGCCCAAGCATACCGGCGCCACCGTCATGGGGCCAGTGATCAAACCGCCAGCAACGGGCCTCTAACGACCTTTTAAAACAAGCGTATGTTTTTTCATTGACAGCTTCCCGGCATCCTCATAACCTCGCCAGACTTTCAACGTACCGGGAAAACGGACGTGGGCAGCATCTACCTGATTCGACATGGCCAGGCCTCCTTCGGTGCAGACGACTACGACGTGCTGTCGCCCATCGGCGTGCAACAGGCGCAAGTGCTGGGCCGCCACCTGGCGGAACTGGGCCTGAGCTTCGACCGTTGCGTGTCGGGCGACCTGCGCCGGCAGCAGCACACCGCCACCGCCGCCTTCGAACAATACAGCGCCCTCGGCTTGCCGGTACCCACGCTGGAAATCGACAGCGCGTTCAACGAGTTCGACGCCGAGGCGATCATCCGCGCCCTGCTCCCGGACCTGCTGCACAGCGAACCCGAAGCCCTGCACATCCTGCGCAACGCCGCGCAAAACCGCGGCGAGTTCCAGCGCATCTTTTCCCTGATTGTCGAACGCTGGCTGGCCGGCACCTACGACCCGCCCGGCCTGGAAAGCTGGCTGGGGTTTGTCGAGCGCGTCCAGGGCGGCCTGCAACGCCTCCTCGAAGCCGCCGACAACAGTGACAAAATCGCCGTGTTTACCTCCGGCGGCACCATCACGGCCCTGCTCCACCTGATTACCCGGATGCCTGCTGCACAGGCCTTCGAACTGAACTGGCAAATTGTTAACACCTCGCTCAACCAGCTGAAATTCCGTGGTCGCGAGGTGGCACTGGCTTCCTTCAACAGCCATACCCACTTGCAACTGTTGAAGGCGCCGCAGCTCATCACCTTCCGATGAGCTGCGGCCAACCGTGACCCCAAGGTCACTG from Pseudomonas yamanorum harbors:
- a CDS encoding MFS transporter, encoding MSKVSPRLTLLTASGVCSLIVLDTNIVAVTLPSIARDLGANFADIEWVVSAYMLAFAALLLPAGSIADRFGRKKTLIWGLSIFILASIGCGAAPNALFLDIARAVKGVGAALLLTSALASIGHTFHDEVERAKAWAFWGACMGVAMTAAPTLGGLITQYLGWRWIFYLNLPVGLVLMGLVLRAIPESRDAQSARLDPWGSLTFSASLLCLIWGLIEANRIGWDNPLTYARLLGGAALLGVFVLAERLQQRPMVDLQLFKHPRFIGALLGMFAYAGCAQVMMTLLPFYLQNGLGFSAIASGLGMLPFALTMLICPRIGARLASRFAPATMMATGLALVGCGNLLSAWAVNVGGYLPFALAIAVTGAGAGLLNGDTQKNIMACVPRDRAGMASGMSTTMRFSAIMLAIGVYGALLSSHSEQLLHTSIGSQWQEQVAGIASRVVAGDMPAAVALLPETARGMVQPLARQAFVGGFSVVLWVAGLLGLLGALVVGLLMRHPIPAVPQVSLLTR
- a CDS encoding LysR family transcriptional regulator gives rise to the protein MEIRHFRYFLAVARQRNFTRAAEQLGIAPPTLSRQIQDMENTLGTRLFIRQQREVSLTEAGAALLIEAEVTVRQFEFAQRNAQRAGRGEIGHIELGYVASAVYSGLLQRQVQSFCGDFPDVSMSVRESPMAMLPGLVADGRFDIGYIRSPMTLPEGVEAVRLNSEGFVLALPQDSWLLGLKAISCEHLQNETFILPEQISGTLQVAAQGGYAPRLGPQPGGLVAVIALVSLGQGVAVVPESVLGHVSLPNVVYRTIDGSEASSWLSLIHRRFEKSPAVARYIEQVKLSAAGFGDKS
- a CDS encoding histidine phosphatase family protein, with the translated sequence MGSIYLIRHGQASFGADDYDVLSPIGVQQAQVLGRHLAELGLSFDRCVSGDLRRQQHTATAAFEQYSALGLPVPTLEIDSAFNEFDAEAIIRALLPDLLHSEPEALHILRNAAQNRGEFQRIFSLIVERWLAGTYDPPGLESWLGFVERVQGGLQRLLEAADNSDKIAVFTSGGTITALLHLITRMPAAQAFELNWQIVNTSLNQLKFRGREVALASFNSHTHLQLLKAPQLITFR
- a CDS encoding GlcG/HbpS family heme-binding protein, translated to MLVKSLILTLAGLAALPSAMAAEPPATIAHKAILTLATAQQIAAQARKVAAEKGWPCALAIVDDGGWPILTTRMDGAPVVAGIELAQGKARTSALFKRPSADLENAINGGRQAAVTAGLLMMKGAQPIILEGQVVGAIGISADTPAHDDEIALAAVASVQP
- the sohB gene encoding protease SohB, producing MDFLAEYATFLAKTVTLVVAILVVLISFAALRSKGRRKAAGQLQVSKLNDFYKGLRERLEQTLLDKDQLKALRKSESKTEKKKGKKKPEAKPRVFVLDFDGDIKASATENLRHEITALLSLATPKDEVVLRLESGGGMVHSYGLASSQLARIREAGVPLTVCIDKVAASGGYMMACIGEKIISAPFAILGSIGVVAQLPNVNRLLKKHDIDFEVLTAGEYKRTLTVFGENTEKGREKFQEDLDITHQLFKNFVSRYRPQLAIDDVATGEVWLGVAALDKQLVDQLQTSDEYLATKAKTAEVFHLHYAERKSLQERVGLAASGSVDRVLLTWWSRLTQQRFW